One window of Streptococcus suis genomic DNA carries:
- a CDS encoding 5'-methylthioadenosine/adenosylhomocysteine nucleosidase — translation MKFGIIAAMPQELKVLVDYLQEPVETEVLGRTYYQGKLGQHEVVLVQSGIGKVMSAMSVAILVDRFAVDAIVNTGSAGAVAEGISIGDVVVADKLAYHDVDLTAFGYAYGQMSGQELYFPADQALLEKVTAVLAEQEIDSHVGLIATGDSFIAGADKIAAIKGHFPEVLAVEMEGAAIAQAAVNLSKPFLVIRAMSDTAQGDANITFDEFIIQAGERSAKTLIAFLEKD, via the coding sequence ATGAAATTTGGAATTATCGCAGCCATGCCCCAGGAACTCAAGGTTTTGGTGGACTATTTGCAGGAGCCAGTCGAGACAGAAGTGCTTGGCAGAACCTATTATCAAGGCAAACTTGGCCAGCATGAGGTAGTTTTGGTCCAGTCAGGCATCGGTAAGGTCATGTCAGCCATGTCGGTGGCCATTTTGGTGGACCGCTTTGCGGTTGATGCCATTGTCAATACAGGATCGGCTGGTGCAGTGGCAGAGGGCATTTCAATCGGTGATGTGGTAGTGGCTGACAAGTTAGCCTACCATGACGTGGATTTGACAGCCTTCGGCTATGCTTATGGGCAAATGTCAGGGCAGGAACTGTATTTCCCGGCTGACCAGGCCTTGCTTGAGAAGGTGACAGCCGTTTTGGCAGAGCAGGAAATCGACAGCCATGTGGGTCTGATCGCAACAGGAGACAGTTTTATTGCAGGTGCTGATAAGATTGCGGCCATCAAAGGACATTTTCCAGAGGTCCTTGCTGTTGAAATGGAAGGAGCCGCCATTGCCCAGGCAGCAGTCAATCTGAGCAAGCCTTTCTTGGTCATTCGTGCCATGAGCGACACGGCTCAAGGCGATGCTAATATTACCTTTGATGAATTTATCATCCAGGCAGGCGAACGTTCTGC
- the macP gene encoding cell wall synthase accessory phosphoprotein MacP: MGKPLLTDEILKRFKKGQKLEDTSQFGHYNPDKEVYLEPDDFQDYLDEEGYEGYVEGHTIRIPVQPSVVKSRRIETNKREAFRSKVNTILFWVVILVLLFIVAVIFW, encoded by the coding sequence ATGGGCAAGCCCCTGTTGACAGATGAAATACTAAAACGATTTAAGAAGGGTCAGAAACTGGAAGATACCAGTCAGTTTGGCCATTACAATCCGGATAAGGAAGTCTATTTGGAACCAGATGATTTTCAGGACTATCTGGACGAGGAAGGATACGAGGGCTATGTAGAAGGGCATACCATCCGCATCCCTGTCCAACCCTCGGTTGTTAAAAGCCGACGGATTGAGACCAATAAGCGCGAAGCCTTTCGCAGCAAGGTCAATACAATCTTGTTTTGGGTAGTGATTCTTGTTCTTCTGTTTATCGTAGCGGTTATTTTTTGGTAG
- a CDS encoding NUDIX hydrolase → MNFEEKTIERTEIFKGKIFDVVVDDVALPNGGISKRELVFHKGAVCVLALTAEGKIILVKQYRKAIERAIYEIPAGKLELGEECTQEDAALRELEEETGYRTDKLTLLADFYSAIGFCNERIYLYLAENLVKVENPRPMDEDEVIELYEVTLDQALDLVASGDICDAKTIMAIQYAQLMRK, encoded by the coding sequence ATGAACTTTGAAGAAAAAACTATTGAGCGGACAGAGATTTTTAAGGGCAAAATTTTTGACGTCGTTGTCGATGATGTTGCCCTGCCAAATGGCGGAATCAGCAAGCGTGAGCTGGTTTTCCACAAGGGAGCAGTCTGTGTGCTGGCTCTGACAGCGGAAGGTAAGATTATCCTGGTCAAGCAGTATCGCAAGGCCATTGAACGCGCTATTTATGAAATCCCCGCTGGCAAGTTGGAACTGGGTGAAGAATGTACACAAGAAGATGCAGCCCTGCGGGAATTGGAAGAGGAAACCGGCTATCGGACAGACAAGCTGACCCTCTTGGCAGACTTCTATTCTGCTATTGGTTTTTGTAACGAGCGCATCTATCTTTATCTGGCTGAAAATCTGGTCAAGGTAGAAAATCCCCGTCCCATGGACGAGGACGAGGTCATCGAGCTCTATGAAGTGACCTTAGATCAGGCCCTGGACTTGGTGGCAAGTGGTGACATTTGCGACGCCAAGACCATCATGGCCATTCAATATGCACAACTAATGAGAAAGTAG
- the glmU gene encoding bifunctional UDP-N-acetylglucosamine diphosphorylase/glucosamine-1-phosphate N-acetyltransferase GlmU → MSNNYAIILAAGKGTRMKSDLPKVLHKVAGITMLEHVKRAVDAVNPAKTVTIVGHKAELVQAVLEGQSEFALQSEQLGTGHAVMMAEPALAGLEGQTLVIAGDTPLITGESLKNLISFHISHKNVATILTAQADNPFGYGRIIRNADGEVLKIVEQKDASDFEQQVKEINTGTYLFDNKRLFEALKDINTDNAQGEYYLTDVISIFRQAGEKVGAYILRDFDESLGVNDRIALATAEAVMRKRINEKHMINGVTFINPDATYIDIDVEIGTEAVIEANVVLKGATTIGERTVLTNGTRVRDSKIAADVVITNSDIEESVIETGVTVGPFAHIRPQSILGKDAHVGNFVEVKATTIGEQSKIGHLTYLGNATIGKDVNVGAGTITANYDGQHKYQTVIGDGVFVGSNSTIIAPVTVGDNALLAAGSTITKDVPTDSIGIGRGRQENKEGSAKRFPFHPSQK, encoded by the coding sequence ATGAGCAACAACTATGCAATCATCCTAGCAGCGGGCAAGGGAACCCGTATGAAGTCAGACCTGCCAAAAGTTCTCCATAAGGTGGCAGGCATCACCATGTTGGAGCATGTCAAGCGAGCTGTGGATGCTGTCAATCCTGCCAAGACCGTGACGATTGTGGGTCACAAGGCAGAATTGGTCCAAGCGGTCCTTGAAGGTCAGTCCGAGTTTGCCCTGCAATCAGAGCAGTTGGGAACAGGCCATGCAGTCATGATGGCGGAGCCAGCTCTAGCAGGTCTTGAGGGCCAGACTTTGGTTATCGCAGGTGACACACCTTTGATTACGGGTGAGAGCTTGAAAAATCTGATTAGCTTCCACATCAGTCATAAGAACGTGGCGACGATTTTGACAGCTCAGGCGGACAATCCTTTTGGCTACGGTCGCATTATCCGTAACGCTGACGGCGAAGTTCTGAAAATCGTTGAGCAAAAGGATGCCAGCGATTTCGAACAACAGGTCAAGGAAATCAATACAGGTACCTATCTCTTTGACAACAAGCGTCTCTTCGAGGCTCTCAAGGATATCAACACGGACAATGCCCAAGGGGAATACTATTTGACCGATGTTATTTCTATTTTCCGTCAGGCTGGTGAGAAGGTCGGGGCCTATATCCTCCGTGATTTTGATGAGAGTTTGGGGGTCAATGACCGTATTGCTCTTGCGACGGCGGAAGCTGTTATGCGCAAGCGGATCAATGAAAAACACATGATCAACGGCGTAACCTTTATCAATCCAGATGCGACTTACATTGACATTGACGTAGAAATCGGTACGGAGGCAGTCATCGAGGCCAATGTTGTCCTCAAGGGCGCAACGACCATCGGTGAGCGGACAGTTTTGACCAACGGCACCCGAGTTCGTGATTCCAAGATTGCAGCGGATGTGGTTATTACAAACTCCGATATTGAAGAATCTGTCATTGAAACAGGCGTGACAGTGGGGCCATTCGCCCATATCCGTCCTCAGTCCATTCTGGGTAAAGATGCCCACGTCGGCAACTTTGTTGAAGTTAAAGCTACGACAATCGGTGAACAGTCCAAGATTGGTCATCTGACTTATCTCGGTAATGCAACCATCGGAAAAGATGTCAACGTCGGTGCTGGTACGATTACAGCCAATTACGACGGGCAACACAAGTACCAGACAGTGATTGGTGATGGTGTATTTGTCGGCTCAAACTCAACCATCATTGCACCGGTAACTGTTGGCGATAATGCTCTCCTAGCAGCAGGTTCAACCATTACCAAAGATGTTCCGACGGATTCGATTGGAATCGGTCGCGGTCGCCAGGAAAATAAGGAAGGCTCTGCCAAACGTTTTCCTTTCCACCCTAGTCAAAAGTAG
- a CDS encoding ASCH domain-containing protein: MIPTQLWQEYLTVNPQAGPEPEAWAFGAVPDELADLVARGIKTATSSAYPLYELEGEEIPQTGGYDIILDSQGNSVCIIETTKVYIAPFSQVTEEHAFKEGEGNRSLSYWRQVHEELFTIWLEEGGLTFSEDMLVVCEEFELVYPK; this comes from the coding sequence ATGATTCCAACACAATTATGGCAAGAATATTTGACCGTCAATCCGCAGGCGGGCCCTGAGCCAGAGGCTTGGGCTTTTGGTGCAGTACCAGATGAATTAGCAGACCTAGTGGCGCGTGGAATCAAGACGGCAACCAGCTCTGCTTACCCACTTTACGAACTAGAAGGGGAAGAAATTCCACAGACTGGTGGTTACGACATCATTCTGGATAGCCAAGGTAATTCCGTTTGCATTATCGAAACGACCAAGGTCTATATTGCCCCTTTTTCGCAAGTGACGGAAGAACATGCTTTTAAAGAAGGCGAGGGTAATCGTAGTCTGTCCTATTGGCGTCAGGTTCATGAGGAACTCTTCACCATTTGGCTGGAAGAGGGAGGTCTGACCTTCTCTGAAGATATGCTGGTGGTCTGCGAAGAATTTGAATTAGTCTATCCAAAATAG
- a CDS encoding GNAT family N-acetyltransferase yields MIETPRLLLRPWTVDDAENLFALASHPEIGPRAGWPAHQSLEESRNVIETVFTQPETYALVDKITGKPVGAIGLMIGGASKLTTSDKEAELGYWLGRDYWGQGLVPEAIRKLLYHAFETLKLETVWCGYFEGNEQSRRAQVKCGFTYHHKLENVECSLIGEVRTEHVTRLTRASWLESKEK; encoded by the coding sequence ATGATAGAAACACCACGTTTATTGCTCCGTCCTTGGACGGTGGATGATGCGGAGAACCTCTTTGCTCTGGCCTCGCATCCTGAAATCGGACCGCGTGCAGGGTGGCCAGCCCACCAATCCTTAGAAGAAAGTCGGAACGTTATCGAGACGGTCTTTACCCAACCAGAAACCTATGCTCTTGTAGATAAGATTACTGGAAAGCCTGTCGGTGCTATTGGCTTAATGATTGGAGGTGCTAGTAAACTGACGACTTCGGATAAGGAAGCGGAGCTAGGCTACTGGCTAGGACGTGATTATTGGGGACAAGGTTTGGTTCCAGAGGCAATCCGAAAACTGCTCTACCATGCCTTTGAAACCCTAAAATTAGAAACTGTCTGGTGTGGCTATTTTGAGGGCAATGAGCAATCCAGGCGTGCCCAGGTCAAGTGTGGTTTTACCTATCATCACAAGCTGGAGAATGTTGAGTGTTCGCTGATTGGTGAGGTTCGGACGGAGCATGTGACCCGTCTGACCAGAGCTAGTTGGCTAGAAAGTAAGGAGAAATGA
- a CDS encoding 3-oxoacyl-ACP reductase, with translation MTKTALITGVSSGIGLAQAKIFLENGWRVYGIDQASKPDLVGDFHFLQLDLTGDLSPVFDWCQEVDLLLHTAGALDDYKPHLQVTDEALEQLFAVNFFSVTRLTRPYLEKMVARKSGTIITMCSIASSLAGGGGSAYTASKHALAGFTKQLALDYAKDHIQVFGIAPGAVQTGMTAADFEPGGLADWVADQTPIGRWTQPSEIAELTFMLATGKLASMQGQIITIDGGWSLK, from the coding sequence ATGACTAAGACGGCCCTCATCACCGGCGTTTCCAGCGGCATTGGTTTAGCACAGGCGAAGATTTTTTTGGAAAATGGCTGGCGTGTCTACGGGATTGATCAGGCCAGCAAGCCTGATTTGGTAGGCGATTTCCACTTTCTACAGTTAGACCTGACAGGCGATTTATCGCCTGTATTTGACTGGTGTCAGGAAGTCGACTTGCTCCTTCACACAGCTGGCGCTTTGGATGATTACAAGCCACACTTGCAAGTCACCGATGAAGCATTAGAGCAACTCTTCGCCGTCAACTTTTTCTCTGTGACTAGACTGACCCGCCCCTATTTGGAAAAAATGGTGGCTAGAAAATCGGGGACCATCATTACCATGTGTTCCATTGCCTCTAGTCTGGCTGGTGGCGGGGGTTCTGCCTATACAGCCTCCAAGCACGCTCTAGCAGGCTTCACCAAGCAATTAGCCTTGGATTACGCCAAGGACCATATCCAAGTGTTTGGCATTGCACCGGGCGCGGTTCAGACAGGTATGACGGCTGCCGATTTTGAGCCTGGTGGCCTAGCGGACTGGGTGGCAGACCAGACCCCTATCGGACGCTGGACCCAGCCCAGCGAAATCGCAGAGCTGACCTTCATGCTGGCTACTGGTAAACTGGCTTCCATGCAAGGCCAGATCATCACCATCGACGGTGGTTGGAGTTTGAAATGA
- a CDS encoding DUF2829 domain-containing protein, producing MTFEEILPGLKAKKKYVRTGWGGAENYVQLFDTIEVNGQKLEATPYFLINVTGEGEGYSMWSPTPCDVLATDWVEVHD from the coding sequence ATGACATTTGAAGAAATTTTACCAGGCTTGAAGGCCAAGAAAAAGTACGTCCGCACAGGTTGGGGTGGGGCGGAGAACTACGTCCAGCTCTTTGACACCATCGAGGTCAACGGCCAAAAGCTAGAAGCGACGCCCTATTTCCTCATCAACGTGACTGGCGAGGGCGAAGGCTACTCCATGTGGAGCCCGACCCCTTGCGATGTCCTTGCGACCGACTGGGTGGAAGTCCATGACTAA
- a CDS encoding PadR family transcriptional regulator, translating into MKETQMLKGVLDGCVLQIISQKEIYGYELVQELRNQGFENMVGGTVYPLLQKLEKNDLILSQNKPSPDGPDRKYFYLTDQGKAYLEDFWSQWTELVQKVQRLKGE; encoded by the coding sequence ATGAAAGAAACCCAAATGCTCAAGGGGGTCCTGGATGGCTGTGTTTTACAAATTATCAGCCAGAAGGAGATTTATGGTTATGAATTGGTTCAGGAGTTGAGAAATCAGGGCTTTGAAAACATGGTCGGAGGGACGGTTTATCCACTCCTTCAGAAGTTAGAAAAAAATGACCTGATTCTTAGTCAGAATAAGCCCTCGCCAGACGGACCCGACAGGAAGTATTTTTATTTGACAGACCAGGGAAAGGCTTATCTAGAAGATTTTTGGAGCCAGTGGACGGAATTGGTCCAAAAGGTTCAGCGATTGAAAGGAGAATAA
- a CDS encoding FtsX-like permease family protein gives MFGLTFRLGLTNLKKNRRLYFPYALMTILSTAIAYIFASLAFHPDLGQVKGANGVIQVLGFGMIVVMLAVAIMVFYANSFVMKQRSKEFGVYSVLGLEKKHLLLMTFLENLVFSTSTILSGLLLGLALDKLFYALLLRAMQMPVVLASTFQLKSLVTVVIYLFGIFALVSLFNIGKLGLTDSLKLVQGKKRGDKKTGFLWLQTLLALILLGAGYAIAQLVTSPLTAIPSFFGATLLVIFGTYLLFQSGVISLLNWLKNRQTYFYKPENFISVSNLIFRMRKNALGLATITILSSMFLVTMVGGLNIYIGGKDYIANQNPNDYSIDVGMQPTTSKSQVEEWAEAILEEKDIPVESKVVYPYQQASFTEVTNQHVRFFTVEDVASVDFSDLGVGFILDQASYEKMTGEALQLASDQVAIYSKGVQYQAGQTLTFDEKEMEVVQVLPKNVTLGHLPDHMSFNVSQYLVVVVQDLTIFENQAENRYYMGFESSLSEEEQVSSQEIFLSGTFESELWTSNILPDGTNTVSLAYRAYATRNYFSFAGSLFFIGLLLSLIFLMAVVLVIYFKQISEGYEDRDRFVIMTKVGLDEDQTRQSIRKQLLTVFFLPILLAFVHLAFAYKMLSSILLSIGVVNAGLMLQVTAGICGGYLLLYLVVYAITTRSYKQIIS, from the coding sequence ATGTTTGGACTAACCTTTCGATTGGGCTTAACCAATCTCAAAAAGAACCGCAGGCTCTATTTTCCCTATGCCCTGATGACCATTTTGTCTACAGCCATTGCCTATATTTTTGCCTCGCTTGCCTTTCATCCTGATTTAGGTCAGGTCAAGGGGGCCAATGGGGTGATTCAAGTGCTGGGCTTTGGTATGATTGTAGTCATGTTGGCCGTTGCCATCATGGTCTTCTATGCCAATAGTTTTGTTATGAAGCAGCGGTCAAAAGAGTTTGGAGTTTATAGCGTTCTAGGTTTGGAGAAAAAACACCTTCTCTTAATGACGTTTTTGGAAAATCTGGTCTTTTCAACCAGCACTATTCTGTCAGGTTTACTCTTGGGCCTGGCTCTGGACAAACTCTTCTATGCCCTCTTGCTGAGGGCTATGCAGATGCCTGTTGTCCTAGCTTCAACCTTTCAGTTGAAAAGTTTGGTAACTGTAGTCATCTATCTCTTTGGGATTTTTGCCTTGGTCAGTCTCTTTAATATTGGGAAACTGGGCTTGACCGATTCACTCAAGCTGGTTCAGGGCAAGAAGCGAGGGGACAAGAAAACAGGCTTCCTCTGGCTACAAACCCTCTTAGCCCTTATCCTATTGGGGGCAGGTTACGCCATTGCCCAACTAGTGACCAGTCCGCTAACAGCTATTCCAAGTTTCTTCGGAGCGACGCTTCTGGTTATTTTTGGGACTTATTTGCTTTTCCAATCAGGTGTCATCAGTCTCTTAAACTGGCTAAAGAACCGTCAGACCTATTTCTACAAGCCAGAGAATTTTATTTCTGTATCCAACTTGATTTTCCGTATGCGGAAAAATGCTCTAGGGCTTGCGACCATTACCATCCTATCAAGCATGTTCTTGGTGACCATGGTTGGAGGACTCAATATTTACATCGGTGGCAAAGATTATATTGCCAATCAAAATCCAAATGACTATTCGATCGATGTTGGGATGCAGCCAACAACTTCAAAATCACAAGTGGAGGAGTGGGCGGAAGCTATCTTAGAAGAGAAGGATATTCCTGTTGAAAGTAAGGTGGTCTATCCTTACCAGCAAGCCTCTTTTACTGAGGTGACAAACCAACACGTAAGATTTTTTACGGTTGAAGATGTAGCTAGCGTAGATTTCTCTGACCTGGGTGTTGGTTTTATCCTTGATCAAGCCAGCTATGAAAAGATGACTGGAGAAGCGCTCCAGCTGGCAAGTGACCAAGTAGCCATTTATAGTAAGGGAGTCCAGTATCAAGCTGGTCAAACCCTCACCTTTGATGAAAAGGAGATGGAAGTTGTCCAAGTCTTGCCCAAGAATGTGACCTTGGGGCATCTGCCTGACCATATGTCTTTCAATGTCAGTCAGTACTTAGTCGTTGTGGTTCAAGATTTGACGATATTTGAAAATCAAGCTGAGAATCGCTATTATATGGGCTTTGAAAGCAGTCTATCAGAAGAAGAACAAGTAAGTAGCCAGGAGATCTTCTTATCCGGTACTTTTGAAAGCGAACTGTGGACTTCCAATATTTTGCCAGATGGTACTAACACTGTTAGTCTCGCCTACCGTGCCTATGCGACACGGAATTACTTCAGTTTTGCGGGCTCTCTCTTCTTCATCGGTCTCTTGCTATCACTCATCTTTTTGATGGCAGTGGTGCTGGTGATTTACTTCAAACAGATTTCAGAAGGCTATGAAGACAGAGATCGCTTCGTCATTATGACCAAGGTTGGTCTGGATGAGGACCAGACTAGACAGTCCATTCGCAAGCAATTGCTGACCGTCTTTTTCCTACCTATCCTACTTGCCTTTGTCCATCTTGCATTTGCCTACAAGATGCTATCATCCATTCTTTTGTCTATCGGTGTGGTCAATGCAGGGCTCATGTTGCAGGTGACTGCAGGCATCTGTGGTGGCTATCTCCTCCTCTACCTAGTGGTCTATGCCATCACGACACGGTCTTACAAACAGATTATTTCCTAA
- a CDS encoding ABC transporter ATP-binding protein, which yields MVLLDVQHVQKIYSSRFKAGQVEALKDIHFTVEEGEYLAIMGESGSGKSTLLNILATLDKPTRGHVLLNGVNTETIKSKESAAFRREKLGFVFQDFNLLDTLSVKDNVLLPLVLSQYPIDEMNKRLVHTLNSLEIATLQNKMPYEISGGQQQRVAVARAIITQPEILLADEPTGALDSKSTATLLDIFEKINQKGQTILMVTHSTAAASRAKRVLFIKDGILYNQIYRGERTSQEMYQLISDTLTVMANRGE from the coding sequence ATGGTTTTACTAGACGTGCAACATGTACAAAAGATTTATAGTTCTCGGTTTAAGGCGGGGCAGGTCGAGGCTCTCAAGGATATCCATTTTACGGTGGAGGAGGGCGAATACCTGGCCATCATGGGTGAGTCAGGTTCTGGAAAATCCACCTTGCTCAATATTCTTGCGACCCTGGACAAGCCGACCCGTGGCCATGTCCTGCTCAATGGTGTCAATACAGAAACGATTAAGAGCAAGGAATCCGCTGCCTTTCGCCGGGAGAAATTGGGCTTTGTTTTCCAGGACTTTAACCTCTTGGACACCCTCTCTGTCAAGGACAATGTTCTCTTACCTCTGGTCCTGTCCCAGTACCCGATTGATGAGATGAATAAGCGGCTGGTCCATACTCTAAATAGTCTGGAAATTGCGACCTTGCAGAACAAAATGCCTTACGAGATTTCGGGTGGTCAGCAGCAACGGGTAGCGGTGGCGCGTGCCATCATCACCCAGCCAGAAATACTCTTAGCGGATGAGCCAACTGGAGCCCTCGACTCCAAATCAACAGCAACCCTTCTCGATATCTTTGAAAAAATCAATCAAAAAGGGCAAACCATTTTGATGGTAACCCACTCGACAGCGGCAGCCAGTCGCGCCAAACGGGTCCTCTTTATCAAGGATGGTATCCTCTACAATCAAATCTACCGTGGTGAGCGAACTAGTCAGGAAATGTACCAGCTGATTTCAGATACCTTGACAGTCATGGCGAATCGAGGTGAGTAG
- a CDS encoding sensor histidine kinase, which translates to MTREDYRLFLTSWIRHRLPYLLAYPALALFIYGLSYLFELDRPLISYGLLLLSLVWLLALGWDLLADVSRFGKYWRGQQAASGSPAERYLQEKVQQLEAQNKLLQEQQLQAKTELDDYYTLWAHQMKIPIAASQLLAKEIDQPDIRYQLENQLFKIEQYTGLVLNYLRLQSFHDDLVIERVDLEELVKSLIKKYSLFFIQARTKLDLGDLSRVLKTDKRWLGLLIEQVLSNALKYCENGTISIFLDGHDLVIRDTGLGIAESDVRRIFERGFSGFNGRRTQQSSGLGLYLSKKIAAELGYSLTLKSKLGKGTEVRIGIKETELALD; encoded by the coding sequence ATGACTAGAGAAGATTATCGGCTCTTTCTGACCAGCTGGATCCGCCACCGCCTGCCCTATCTCCTGGCCTACCCGGCCCTGGCCCTCTTCATCTACGGCCTCAGTTACCTCTTTGAGCTGGACCGCCCCCTCATCTCCTATGGTCTCTTGCTCCTGAGCCTGGTCTGGCTCTTGGCATTAGGCTGGGACTTGTTGGCGGATGTTTCTCGCTTTGGTAAATACTGGCGTGGTCAGCAGGCGGCATCAGGTAGCCCAGCAGAGCGGTATTTGCAGGAAAAGGTCCAGCAGCTAGAAGCCCAAAACAAGCTCTTGCAGGAGCAGCAACTTCAAGCCAAGACCGAATTGGACGACTACTATACCCTCTGGGCCCACCAGATGAAGATCCCGATTGCTGCCAGTCAGCTCCTGGCCAAGGAAATCGACCAGCCAGACATCCGTTACCAGCTGGAAAATCAACTTTTCAAAATCGAGCAATACACAGGTCTGGTCCTCAATTATCTTCGTCTGCAATCCTTCCATGACGACCTGGTTATTGAGCGGGTGGACCTGGAAGAACTGGTCAAGAGCCTGATTAAAAAATATTCCCTCTTTTTCATCCAGGCCAGAACCAAGCTGGATTTGGGAGACCTATCGCGAGTCCTAAAAACAGACAAACGCTGGCTGGGTCTCTTGATTGAACAAGTCCTCTCCAATGCCCTCAAATATTGTGAGAATGGGACCATTTCCATTTTCCTAGACGGTCATGACCTGGTCATTCGAGATACGGGTCTGGGGATTGCGGAGAGTGACGTGCGGCGGATATTTGAGCGTGGTTTTTCAGGTTTCAACGGTCGTAGAACCCAACAGTCTTCGGGCCTTGGGCTTTATCTCTCCAAGAAAATCGCTGCGGAGCTGGGCTATTCCCTCACCCTCAAATCCAAGTTAGGCAAAGGGACTGAAGTCCGGATTGGGATAAAAGAGACAGAACTGGCCTTGGATTAA
- a CDS encoding response regulator transcription factor: MQKILLIEDDKIISQLVAKNLRNWSYEVEEVADFQDILSQIDRFQPHLILLDIGLPFFNGYYWCQEIRKTSRIPIMFLSSHDQPMAINMGADDYVTKPFEMTVLLAKIQGLLRRTYDFVGEQSLLWFGEISLDLKTMQVQYDQQVEELTKNEFQILRVLFEHGQEVVSREELMRQLWNSDIFVDDNTLSVNMARLRKKLDELGLPGLIATKKGVGYGLVKAHD; the protein is encoded by the coding sequence ATGCAAAAGATTCTATTGATAGAAGACGATAAGATCATCAGCCAGCTGGTGGCCAAGAATTTACGAAATTGGAGCTATGAGGTGGAGGAAGTGGCTGACTTTCAGGATATTCTCAGCCAGATTGACCGCTTTCAGCCACACTTGATTCTCCTGGATATCGGTTTGCCCTTTTTCAACGGTTACTATTGGTGCCAGGAAATTCGTAAGACCTCCCGCATTCCGATTATGTTTTTGTCCTCTCATGACCAGCCCATGGCCATTAACATGGGGGCTGATGATTATGTGACCAAGCCCTTTGAGATGACGGTCCTCTTGGCCAAGATACAAGGCCTGCTCCGTCGGACCTATGATTTTGTTGGTGAGCAGAGCTTGCTCTGGTTTGGAGAGATTTCCCTTGACCTTAAGACCATGCAGGTTCAGTACGACCAGCAGGTGGAGGAGTTGACCAAGAACGAATTTCAGATTTTGCGGGTTCTTTTCGAGCATGGTCAGGAAGTGGTCAGCCGGGAGGAGCTCATGCGCCAGCTCTGGAATAGCGATATTTTCGTAGATGACAATACCCTGTCTGTCAACATGGCCCGCCTTCGGAAGAAGTTGGATGAACTGGGGCTACCGGGCTTGATTGCTACCAAGAAAGGGGTCGGCTACGGCCTGGTGAAAGCTCATGACTAG